In the genome of Oligoflexus sp., one region contains:
- a CDS encoding monovalent cation:proton antiporter-2 (CPA2) family protein yields the protein MTDGALLFMVILFAAALLAVPVTARLGLGSVIGYLLAGVLVGPGVFGWVNNPEKILHLAEFGVVLFLFLIGLELNLKRLWTMRRTIFGLGSAQLIVTILLAAGALRLLQWEWREALMAGMGIAMSSTAIAMQIISERGLRHHAAGEKGFSILLFQDIAVVPLLLMAAFLKPTVDTAPMQGLTFTHVLTAVLSIVGIIVGGRYLTRPVFRWIAGARIRELSIAFSLLIVVGISYVMMKVGLSMALGAFLAGVILAESEYRHELEANIEPFKGLLLGLFFLAVGMTVNLNLIAEQPLLIAGLVIGLVLLKTLVIIAVSWFSGVQKRDKILLGLLLSQGGEFAFVLYSQALQEGVLSPERADILNGVISLSMLTTPLLLLVYDRWAARACIEGEIKREADAMPEEKHPVIIAGFGRMGQIVARLLHTNHISTTVIDHSPEHIDNVRRFGYKAYYGDATQLQLLEAAGLSQARMLVIAMNDRETINRVAEMVRHEYPQIPVLVRAYDRTHAYELMDKGVTHFERETFGSALLIGCKALEIMGVHPYQAWRTAQQFRIYDTETLHRLYPYRRDEKQFISKSREAREQLEKLFVQDEVEIKESDVSDGWD from the coding sequence ATGACTGATGGCGCGCTGCTTTTCATGGTGATTCTTTTCGCAGCGGCTCTGCTGGCGGTTCCTGTCACAGCGAGGCTCGGCCTTGGTTCGGTGATCGGTTATCTGCTGGCTGGCGTTCTGGTGGGCCCCGGAGTTTTCGGTTGGGTGAACAATCCCGAGAAAATCCTGCATCTCGCTGAATTCGGCGTCGTGCTCTTTCTTTTCCTGATCGGTCTTGAACTCAATCTGAAGCGTCTCTGGACCATGCGGCGCACAATCTTTGGCCTGGGGTCGGCGCAGCTGATCGTCACCATCCTGCTGGCCGCGGGGGCCCTGCGTCTTTTGCAGTGGGAATGGCGGGAAGCTTTGATGGCCGGCATGGGGATTGCGATGTCATCGACTGCGATCGCGATGCAGATCATCAGTGAGCGCGGGCTCAGGCATCATGCGGCGGGGGAAAAAGGTTTCAGCATCCTCCTCTTTCAGGACATCGCCGTCGTGCCCCTTCTTTTGATGGCGGCTTTTTTAAAGCCGACTGTGGATACTGCTCCCATGCAGGGCCTGACGTTTACGCATGTGCTGACCGCGGTGCTGTCCATCGTCGGGATCATAGTCGGCGGTCGGTATCTGACGCGCCCCGTATTTCGCTGGATTGCGGGCGCGCGGATTCGGGAGCTCTCCATCGCGTTTTCGCTGCTGATCGTCGTCGGGATTTCCTATGTGATGATGAAGGTCGGTCTTTCGATGGCGCTGGGGGCTTTCCTTGCCGGGGTGATCCTTGCGGAATCGGAATATCGGCATGAACTGGAAGCGAATATTGAACCGTTCAAGGGTCTCTTGCTCGGTTTATTTTTCCTGGCCGTGGGAATGACGGTGAATTTGAATCTGATCGCCGAGCAGCCGCTTTTGATCGCCGGTCTTGTCATTGGACTCGTGCTTTTAAAAACACTGGTGATTATAGCAGTGTCCTGGTTCTCCGGCGTGCAGAAGCGCGATAAGATCCTGCTTGGCCTTCTGCTGTCCCAGGGTGGTGAATTCGCGTTTGTGCTTTATAGCCAGGCTCTGCAGGAAGGGGTTTTATCTCCCGAGCGCGCGGATATTCTGAACGGTGTCATCAGTCTTTCCATGCTGACGACTCCCCTTCTTCTCCTCGTCTATGACCGCTGGGCGGCGCGGGCCTGCATTGAAGGGGAAATCAAACGCGAAGCGGACGCGATGCCCGAAGAGAAGCATCCCGTTATCATTGCCGGCTTCGGTCGTATGGGTCAGATCGTGGCGCGTCTTCTGCATACCAACCATATATCCACGACTGTGATTGATCATAGCCCGGAGCATATTGATAACGTTCGGCGCTTTGGATACAAGGCCTACTATGGTGATGCCACGCAGCTGCAGCTCCTGGAGGCGGCGGGCCTGTCGCAGGCTCGCATGCTCGTCATTGCCATGAACGACCGGGAAACGATCAATCGCGTGGCCGAGATGGTGCGGCACGAATATCCCCAGATCCCCGTTCTCGTCCGGGCCTATGATCGTACGCACGCTTATGAGCTGATGGATAAAGGCGTCACGCATTTCGAACGTGAGACCTTTGGTTCCGCGCTTCTCATTGGCTGTAAAGCGCTGGAGATCATGGGCGTGCATCCCTACCAGGCCTGGCGTACAGCGCAGCAGTTCCGAATTTATGATACCGAGACCTTGCACCGGCTTTATCCTTACCGCCGCGACGAAAAACAGTTCATCTCGAAATCCCGCGAGGCCCGCGAGCAGCTCGAAAAACTCTTCGTGCAGGATGAAGTTGAAATCAAGGAGTCGGATGTGTCGGATGGCTGGGATTAG
- a CDS encoding sensor histidine kinase, whose translation MSLTNWGRRFIRLLDYFIHPPLKMDGMIQRLRARVLVGTTLYYLLHGIGVCLFMVFVEKRSVGWILLTLHLCVSGAILSALQRSSYLRLIAVLLTLSILVMTTLRQTMQASIFAPFYFWIPTLLVYTTFISGPMFGVLLVFLLWIQVQVSISINAGHGYSLGGHKSFDDLFLSLLIGLNLSQWVVSGISWAFDLVRERSDRQLEEEMRKNSKAARSSAVSEMVGSFAHEVNNPLAIIQAGLYRLGKVDSDQKFFGEAQLKTFQNMEKALDRVLYATESLKAFVGHNDQEPLTRVTARDLLRQLLIMTQSEITFGQLELKLSDNTGLVSFPCRPLQIIHVLRSLVANSIEALAGRRDGVIHVEALLNGEQTAVQFRVMDNGPGVAPEIEDKLFQPFVTTKTSGEAQGLGLCLCRAIAGEHRGSLEYQPEKGPACFTLQLPLMP comes from the coding sequence GTGTCTCTGACAAATTGGGGTCGGCGCTTTATAAGGCTCCTTGATTATTTCATTCACCCGCCGCTCAAAATGGACGGTATGATCCAGCGCCTGCGGGCGCGGGTCCTGGTGGGTACAACCCTTTATTATCTGCTGCATGGCATCGGTGTCTGCCTGTTCATGGTCTTCGTGGAAAAACGCAGTGTGGGCTGGATACTTCTGACTTTGCACCTGTGCGTGAGCGGGGCGATACTGTCTGCACTCCAAAGAAGTTCCTATCTGCGGCTCATCGCCGTCCTGCTGACGCTTTCCATCCTGGTTATGACAACTCTTAGACAAACCATGCAGGCCAGCATCTTCGCGCCCTTTTACTTCTGGATACCGACGCTTTTGGTGTACACGACATTCATTTCCGGTCCCATGTTCGGAGTGCTCCTCGTTTTCCTGCTCTGGATCCAGGTGCAGGTCTCCATTTCCATCAATGCCGGGCATGGTTATAGCCTTGGCGGCCACAAATCCTTTGATGACCTTTTTCTAAGCCTCCTCATCGGATTGAATCTTTCCCAGTGGGTCGTGTCCGGTATTTCCTGGGCCTTTGATCTGGTCCGGGAACGATCCGATCGCCAGCTGGAAGAGGAGATGCGGAAGAATTCCAAAGCAGCGCGTTCGTCAGCCGTCAGCGAAATGGTCGGCAGTTTCGCGCATGAAGTGAATAACCCTTTGGCCATCATCCAGGCGGGACTCTATCGGCTGGGAAAGGTGGACAGTGATCAGAAATTCTTTGGCGAGGCTCAGCTTAAAACCTTTCAGAATATGGAAAAGGCCTTGGATCGGGTCCTTTATGCCACCGAATCACTCAAGGCTTTCGTGGGGCATAACGATCAGGAACCGCTGACCCGCGTCACCGCCCGTGATCTTCTGCGTCAGCTTCTGATCATGACGCAGAGCGAGATCACGTTCGGACAGTTGGAACTCAAGCTTTCTGACAACACCGGCCTCGTCTCCTTCCCATGCCGACCTTTGCAGATCATCCATGTCCTCAGGAGCCTGGTGGCCAATTCCATCGAAGCGCTTGCAGGACGCAGGGATGGTGTGATCCATGTCGAGGCTCTGCTGAACGGGGAGCAGACAGCCGTTCAATTCCGTGTGATGGATAACGGGCCCGGCGTGGCGCCCGAGATCGAAGACAAGCTCTTTCAGCCCTTTGTCACGACCAAGACTTCGGGCGAGGCGCAGGGCCTCGGGCTTTGCCTCTGTCGGGCGATTGCCGGTGAACATCGGGGTTCTTTGGAATACCAGCCTGAAAAAGGCCCTGCATGCTTTACGCTGCAGCTGCCCCTGATGCCATAA